The Roseofilum casamattae BLCC-M143 sequence TTCCGTCCAGTTCTGGAGCCTGGGGTTGCGGCCCGATAATGCGTTCTAATTCTGGAACCACTTCAATGACAACTTGGGCATTTTCGCCCAAGGCTTGCAGGATTTTCTTATTCCATTCAGCTAAAACTTCATCCGATTCTCCTAAGAGCTGGCTCATTAATTCGCGAAAGGCTTGCACAAATGCAGAAAAGGGAATATTACGATTGAATTGGTCGTATTTTCCTTTAATAAAGTAGCCTCGTTTCTTGACAATTGGTTTGTGAACTTCATTGACTACTGCGGTTTTGCCGATGCCAGAGAATCCCGCCACGAGCATCATTTCGATTTGCCCTTGCGCGACGCGATCGAAGGCCGCGAGTAAGGTTTCAACTTGAATTTCTCTTCCGTAGAGTTTTTCGGGAATAATAAAGCGATCGCTTCTATCTTCTTCTCCTAAATTAAATAAGACTAGCTCTCGATCGATCTCTAAGTGCCGTACGCATCGCTGGAGATCGTGCTTTAAACCCAAGGCACTTTGATAGCGATCTTCGGCATTTTTTGCCATCAGTTTGAAAACAATCTCTTGCAGCACTGGAGGGATATCGCAGTCTGCGGGAAATTGTGGGATTTGGGCAATATGATCGTGGACTAATTCAATGGAGTCATCCCTGGTAAAGGGAAGTTTGCCGACGAGCAGTTCGTAGAACGTAACTCCGAGAGAATAAAAATCAGTGCGATAGTCAATTCCTCTGTTCATCCGTCCCGTTTGTTCGGGAGAAATATAGGAAAGACTCCCTTCGAGAACGTTGGGACTGAGCAGTTGTTGTTGCTCTTTCGGCAGTAAGCTAGAAATGCTAAAGTCAATGAGTTCAATGTGATGGGTTTCGGGTTGAATAATAATATTGGCAGGTTGGATATTTTTGTGAATGATTCGCTGCCGACTTAAGTAATGTAGAGCTTCCGAAATTTGGATGGCTAGAGAGAAAAATTCTTGGTGCGAGGATTTCGACGATCGCCAATACTGGGATAAGGCGATCGCGCCAGAATCTGGCATAATGAGAGCATAGCTATTGCCGTAGCGTTCCAAGCTCAGGGGTTGCATGACGTGGGGATGTTCGAGTTCCCGAGCCAAGACATACTGGTTGCGAAACTGCACTAATTCCTTGAAACTGGGATTTGGATTGCGCAAAACTTTGACTATTACTGGCTGCTCGTCCCTGCTACGAACTCCTCGATAGACTAGAGTGCGGTTGCCCGCATACACCAATTCATGCTCTTCATAGCCGGCTAAGTTCAACATTACTCTCCCTCCGGAATTAGGTGCCATAGTTCGGATCGCTATTGATGTGATTATGCCACTTTTTTACCAGTGTTGTGGAGTTGTTACCGAATCTTCACTTACAGAGAAGACATGTACTGATTCCTGGAAACTGGGATTGGAGTTGCGTAGAACTTTAATCACTACTGGATAGCGATCGCAACAACGAACTCCTCGATACACTTCTCAAAATTCACGAATAAAAACACCTTCAAATAATGCCGAATAATCCTCATCCATGTAACCGCGATCGCAGGCCGTTTGCAAGACCTGAGTTACTCCTGAAATTAGACTGGCATCCAATTGCATTTGTTCGGCAACGCGCAAAAATAAATTGCTATCCTTGAGCAAATGTTTGACTGGAAAATTAGGATTACTATAATTACTGTCGAGCATCCGCTGCAATTTTTTATCAAATGTTGGTGCGTAGAGGGCGCTTTGCCGCAACAGTTGCATAAACGCTTCGATATCGATGCCTTCTTGTTGAATGACGTGCAAACTGAGGGCAAATGCAGTAGTTAAAGACCCAATTAACTGATTCATGGCTAGTTTTACCATGGCTCCACTGCCTACCGGCCCCAGATACAATGGTTCCGGACCAAAGGTTTGTAGTAAGGGCAACCATCGTTGAAACTCGTCTTTTGATGCTCCCACCATGAGTAGCAGAGTTCCGTCTTTCACTTGCGGAATGCTGCCCAACACCGGAGCTTCTAAGTAATTTCCCCCTGCTTCAACGACCTCTCTTGCAATCTCTTTGCTGTCTTCCGGGGCAATAGTTCCCATTTGAATAATAGTACGTCCGCTCAAGCCAGAGATCGCCGCTTGCGAAAGAATGGTTTCCGCGATCGCCGCGCGATCGGTTAGCATCAGTACAGTACATTCCGATGACGACAAGACCTCCAGAGGCGATGAGGCGATCGCAATACCAACATCTGCTAAAGGTTGCAACTTCTCTGCACTGCGATTATAGGCAATGACCTCATAGCCTGCCTGCTGCAATTTTACCGCCATCGGGCGACCCATCAGTCCGGTTCCAATAACTCCAACCTTCACCCTTATTTTCCCCTATATCGTTCGCGACTATTATACTCTAGTAGTACGATACTCTTTACTTGCTCGCAACAGAACTCATGGCAACCTACAGCGATCGCGAAGCCTACATTCCCTTTCAGCGCCATCACTTAATCGAACTCTGTCTGCAAGACGGCCAACTTTCAGCCACCGAGCAGCAAATCTTCCGCGAGTTTTGCACCCTTCTGAGCGCTTACTATCATTTCCAATTTCACCACACCTTAGAAAAACTCAAGCGTAACTATACCCCATTTCAACCCCATGGCATGGCAACGCCTTTCGATGTTTTGTCACCCGAAGATAAGCAAAACATGGAAAGCGAGTTTTTCCAGCAGTTCCAAAACGTGTTAGAAGGTGCGAATTATTATCCCCTATCCCAGGAAAGTTTAGAGCGGGCGTTTGCCGAGCGATCGCTGATTGATGTCAACACTGATATTGACTTCAATGATTTCGATCGCTTTCTGTTCTACTGTCGCGGAGACATTTATCAAATGACTACGGTGAAGCGCTGGTTTCGCTCTATTCCCAAAGAAGTGAATACATTTGACCGAGTCGTGCTCGCTATAAAATTTAAAGATGAAGATTATTTTGAACGCAAGGAGCGCAAAGAAAAGACCTCGGAAAAACTCAATTTCAACCCAGGGAAAATCTATCTGTCTTACTATAAAAATATTCCCCAGCTCGATTTAGAACTTATTTTTCCGAACGTACGAGTCAGCATGACCTGGAAAGACAGACTTATCTTAATTGGGTCGGCAATTGGTGCGGCGATTCCTTTAGCCATCAAAGTATTACCTCGTTTATTGATCGTTATTAGTATTATTCTCTTTTTTACCGGAACCTTACCGGGAATGGAAGATCTTAAAGCCAGAGAAGAGGACGTGCGCAATCTAACGCCAATCCTCTTAGCCAGCATGTCTCTGCTGATTACGTTTGGTGGCTTTGCCTTCAAACAATATAATAGTTACAAAAACAAAAAAATAAAGTTCCAGAAAAAAGTAACGGAAGCCTTGTTTTTCAAGAGTCTGGCAAGCAACACCAGTGTTTTACACGCACTGATTGATGCGGCAGAAGAAGAAGAATGCAAAGAAATTATTCTAGTGTATTATCATTTATTAATCAGTCGGCGACCGATGAGTCGCGTACAACTCGATAATCAAATTGAAATTTGGATGGAGAAAAAATGGAATACTTGTATTGATTTTGATATTAACGGCCCTTTAAAAAAATTGGCAAAAGTTCGCGGAACATTGAACAGTGGAGATCCCCAAGAGGACGTGCCCTTATTAACTTATGATGAATGGGGGAATTGCCAGATTCAATCTTTAGAAAACTCTTTGGAAATTTTAGATAGTTTATGGGATAATGCGTTTAACTACAGTCAACGTTAAGTATTGTTATAAGTATTGTCATTTCATGCGAGCTAGAATAACGTGGCGATCGCACTATCAGTTCATCAAATCGGACGCAAACTTCAAGAGCGCTGGTTGTGGCGCCACCTCACCTTCAGTTTAACCGCTGGCTCGAAGTTGGGCTTGCTCGGGCCGTCGGGAAGCGGGAAAACCCTACTCCTTCGCGCTTTAGCAGGATTAGATCCCCTCGATGAAGGACAAATTCTTTGGGGAGAGTTGACTCAAGGGAATACTGAGACTGAGGCGCGCGATCGCCCCTTAATTCCCAGTATCTTACCGTATTACCGCTCCCAAGCCATCTACCTCCATCAACAACCTGCCGTATTTGAGGGAACGGTAGAATCGAATCTGCAATGGGTCTACAATCTAGCTATCCATCAACAGAAAACCTACAACCCGCAACGCATTCAAACGTTCCTCACTGGCCTCAACCGCGACTCGGACTTCCTCCAATGTCCCGCCCTAACTCTCTCCGGAGGCGAACGGCAGATTCTTGCCCTACTGCGCGCTCTGCAACTCGATCCCATGCTCCTCTTTCTTGACGAACCTACGGCATCTCTCGATCCAAAAACCACGGAATGCGTAGAGCAGTTAATTGAAGATTGGATGAGCAAAAATCCCCACCGAGCCTGTATTTGGACGAGTCACGACCCCCACCAGATCGAGCGCATCACCGATCGACGCTTGGAGATTGGTTCTGCATGAGGAGATCGTCTAAATTATCAATATCTAATCCGGAGTTTTCTCGCCCAGCGAGTCAAGTGCCAAATACTAATAAATGCGATACCTGAAAAGATAGCGCCAAGGTTCGTTTTAATCGAAGTCTTGGTCAATGTTGTTGTTAAGTTTATCCGAGTTAATTCAGCTTGAGTATTGAGGTTTTCTTGGGTCAATTGAAGTTGCCCGATCGCTTGTTCTCTCAATTGTTCTGGCGTTTCAATATTCGGTGCATTGTCTTGGCGAATCGCGGAATTAAAAATGTTTTGTAGTTGGTCTTCAGTTAATCGATCTAATTGGTTTTGGCGCTGCTGCAGTTGCTCTTGTTGTTGGGAGATGCGCGCGTTTAGCTGAAGGGTGTTGGCGCGATGGAGACGGAAGGTATTGGCGATTCCTAATGGCAACATCATCAAGTAACATATTCCGACGAGCAAGCAAAGCCAGGAGAGGAGTTTAAGTAAGCGCAATTCCCAGATATTAATGGCTGGTTCGGGACGATAGAAAATAAAGACGAGTCCGATTAAAGGAACTGGCGATCGCTCTACCAGTTGTCCGATGGTTTGAAATTCCCAGAGGGCATTGGTAAATTGAGGAGGAACGAGCAGAAATAGGCAGTCAACGATAGCGAAGGCTAAGAAAATATAGCCGATGATGTGCAATAAAGACTCCGAACGTTTCAGCACTTTTTCGGAGAGCCATATGAGTTTGGATT is a genomic window containing:
- a CDS encoding NAD(P)-dependent oxidoreductase, whose translation is MKVGVIGTGLMGRPMAVKLQQAGYEVIAYNRSAEKLQPLADVGIAIASSPLEVLSSSECTVLMLTDRAAIAETILSQAAISGLSGRTIIQMGTIAPEDSKEIAREVVEAGGNYLEAPVLGSIPQVKDGTLLLMVGASKDEFQRWLPLLQTFGPEPLYLGPVGSGAMVKLAMNQLIGSLTTAFALSLHVIQQEGIDIEAFMQLLRQSALYAPTFDKKLQRMLDSNYSNPNFPVKHLLKDSNLFLRVAEQMQLDASLISGVTQVLQTACDRGYMDEDYSALFEGVFIREF
- a CDS encoding TMEM143 family protein, whose translation is MATYSDREAYIPFQRHHLIELCLQDGQLSATEQQIFREFCTLLSAYYHFQFHHTLEKLKRNYTPFQPHGMATPFDVLSPEDKQNMESEFFQQFQNVLEGANYYPLSQESLERAFAERSLIDVNTDIDFNDFDRFLFYCRGDIYQMTTVKRWFRSIPKEVNTFDRVVLAIKFKDEDYFERKERKEKTSEKLNFNPGKIYLSYYKNIPQLDLELIFPNVRVSMTWKDRLILIGSAIGAAIPLAIKVLPRLLIVISIILFFTGTLPGMEDLKAREEDVRNLTPILLASMSLLITFGGFAFKQYNSYKNKKIKFQKKVTEALFFKSLASNTSVLHALIDAAEEEECKEIILVYYHLLISRRPMSRVQLDNQIEIWMEKKWNTCIDFDINGPLKKLAKVRGTLNSGDPQEDVPLLTYDEWGNCQIQSLENSLEILDSLWDNAFNYSQR
- a CDS encoding ABC transporter ATP-binding protein; the encoded protein is MAIALSVHQIGRKLQERWLWRHLTFSLTAGSKLGLLGPSGSGKTLLLRALAGLDPLDEGQILWGELTQGNTETEARDRPLIPSILPYYRSQAIYLHQQPAVFEGTVESNLQWVYNLAIHQQKTYNPQRIQTFLTGLNRDSDFLQCPALTLSGGERQILALLRALQLDPMLLFLDEPTASLDPKTTECVEQLIEDWMSKNPHRACIWTSHDPHQIERITDRRLEIGSA
- the hpsJ-A gene encoding HpsJ-like protein, cyanoexosortase A-associated is translated as MMDESKQPLSRDNKSKLIWLSEKVLKRSESLLHIIGYIFLAFAIVDCLFLLVPPQFTNALWEFQTIGQLVERSPVPLIGLVFIFYRPEPAINIWELRLLKLLSWLCLLVGICYLMMLPLGIANTFRLHRANTLQLNARISQQQEQLQQRQNQLDRLTEDQLQNIFNSAIRQDNAPNIETPEQLREQAIGQLQLTQENLNTQAELTRINLTTTLTKTSIKTNLGAIFSGIAFISIWHLTRWARKLRIRY